In the genome of Euleptes europaea isolate rEulEur1 chromosome 4, rEulEur1.hap1, whole genome shotgun sequence, the window CTGTTCTCTGATGGGCTATTTCCCAACAAGCAAAGTGGACTCCGTTCCATTCCCATCATGttaaacaactgaagaaaaaaaaatgttagggATGTTCAAAAGGATGATAAATGCAAAGGGCACCTTTGATGGTAATGTTAGATACTCTGTCCAATCCACAGCCCAGGTAAGATGAAATACTTTTATTCAGAACTCTTCAGCTCACTGACTTGGCATACTGAAGCGGCATACAGTACAGCAATTTATAGAACTGAATTGTGCCTATCTTATGAGTACCTTTGAACATTGATTTCCCACTGAGCCATTTTTCCACTCAAACAAATCAACGTATTACCGAACAACCCAAGGACCTAAAAGGCTGAAAGTCCTCTCATATTCTTATTTAGACAATCAAGAAGGATTCGACAAAGATGGGATTGTAAAGCACACATTTCCAGAAATCAGTACTCTGTGTTTCAAAGAAGGCACTAAAACGTCAGCTTGTGCTCTCGTATCCCAGTTTGAAAGCAAACATTTATTTTCATCACAGGTATCTGCCCTATTTGCAGGTGCCTAGCACACTGCAATACAGCTCAAAACAAAGCCAGTTGTTCAGAGATTACTACACAGATGTGCTTATAAGTTGGAAGAATGGAAATCCAGTATTAACATGGCCGTTCTTTCTAGAATCAGAACATTAGCATGCATTGACTGACTACTAGTAAGAGAAAGATTTTAGATCTATTTGTAAGAACATTTCTTAaaatataaaaaggaaaaaaagtcacaagcaacaaaaaaaaagaatCGTCGCTAGCTTTTGTGGGCATAAACACAATAACTGTAAAACTGTGTTGCTAGGTTAAAACTTTTCATCACTGTCATTTACAACGATAAAGGAAGCAAGTGTATTTCTGCACCATTTTCAAGCACATTATCAAAACAGATCACATGGAGTTTAGTTTAAAAACCCACAAAATGAAACATAAAATTCATTAAACTACCAGTATTTTGTCAACTTCCAGTGCACACCAGCAGCTTTTCTGGTTGCTACAGATTACACACTTCCACTTATTTGTAACAGCTGATGGCCAATCTTATCATAGAAACACAAGAACTCCTACAAATGATCAGGTGTGATGCCCCTGGCTTTAGTCACAACATAGGCTAATAGTCAgtgctgcttctcacttgtcttccAGACTGCCAGCCCACCGCAACAACCGGAAGAACCAGTAGCACAACAGAACGCATCCGATTGATTGCTCAGTACTGTTTATCCTCGTTTGGGACatgaggagggaggagagagggagacagGAAAATCTTTGTATTTCCTCCCACAGATGGGTCAGAGGTCCAGTCAATACTTTATACTTCCTCTGTTTTAACTGAGAGGTTTTCTTCATTTGGTTGACAGTTCCCATTCTGCTGCAGCTTGACTTCTTCAGCCACTCCTGTATCCTCCTCCTCGGCTTTGTCAGTTTCAGAATTCTGATTCTCTTTACTCAGATCTTTATCCTAGACCAAAATATAAAGGAGGGTGGTATAAGGACAGAGTACAAGTAATAACTCTCCCAAGTTATATACTGGAAAATTTCCAGAATGAACTATACACAGACACCAATTCCAGAATGATTTTTGCTATAacaatggaaaaaaattaaaaagaagtgTAACCGTCTTTGGTGGGCAGACCTGGAGGAAGCACGCAGAGAGCCAATGAAAAACAAGGAACAAGCAACCACTGTTTGTGTCCAGTGTCCAGTCACTCACTCAGTGGTTTACCTTCAACGTTGTGGTTTTCTCAGACTTTTCTTTAACATCTTTGTCTTTGCTGCTCTTTTTCTTGGATGTAGAGCGCTCCCTCTCTCTCCTGTCGTTACTTGAGTCTCGCTCTCTCTTTTTGTCTTTCTTGTTTCTGGTTTGAGAAGAGAATAATTATGATCTTTATGACAATTATATATGCTATTTAAGACATGGATGAGGAGCAAAGTACCAAAATTCCCATGTACAAGTAAACATTGCCTGTCATCCTTTGGCAGCTTTTACTCTCAGGTCTCTCAACTCAGAACTTATACCAAAACCCCCAAACTACAAGCTCTATTTTCAAAAACAACTGTAAAAACGCCAAGAAAAACTATTTAAACAAGTACAAATAAATCAATTTCCTAAAGCCTTCATTGTTGTCATCAAGAGATATAACTGTTATTTTGGGTTAGAGAAAATTGCTTGATGTTTTCTCAGAAACTAGAAATTTAGTATATTGCAGTTTCTGCACTATACTGAGCTCTAAGCAAGCTAATTTCTACCTGGAACTAGACAAAGGTAGCTTAAGGCGCTGTTTATTCTATGCGTTATCTTGTttctactgcattgttttctgacttctgtaatccagtttttgTACTTCTTATGTCATTTCTTATACCATTTTAACTGCAATTTTTCATATTCTATAATCCAATTCTTATTCCACTGTTTATGTTATACtgatcctattgcattgttttaaattttgtagTCCGCTTTGAGTATTgccaagaaaggcagactagaaaTAAAGTGTGCCTGTTATAggatgataaataaataatacaggtGTTATGTATCAGCATGGATAGATTGACTGAGTACAAGAAGGccttggaagagtggggaatcaaacccggttcaccagattagagtctgccactcttaaacactacgccAAACTGGCTCTCAGTGAACCAGTGCCATTTCCATCTTACCTAGATTGTTTTAGCTTGTTCTCCTTCCTTATTCACCTGGCCATGGCATCCAGGCACTGGCCCAGAACAAAGACAGTTGTTTCCAGCTGGGTGTGATGACACCCAACTCCAAAGCCATGGACGATTTCACTAACCAGTCTCACATAAATACAGAGCAGAAAAGGACAGAACCCTGGGATATCTCATGTATCAGTTCACATGTTTTCTATTTCTCTTTATAGATTCAACATATTCATACTAGTCAGATGCATATAATGAAGATAGGGGAAGTCCTATATATGGTAGTGATCTGTGTCGGTGCAGTTTGAGATCTAGATTTATGCATGAACAATAGCTACCTCCTTGGAGATGGTGACCGTGAAGATTTCCTTTTTGTGGTTTTGGATGGTCTTGGAGACTTTGAGGGACTTAGGCTCTTCCTCTTTCGTCTGTCCCTGAAGAAAGTACGTTAAAGATTAACCAAACCCAATCATATTTGCTTATTTAATAAGGACAACAATACTTGTACCGATTTGTCTGACCCAAGTAGTGATCAGCAATGACCTAGTCAACCGTAGATCTGAATCATCTACTATGCTATGCCAGAGGTGCACAACAGCATTGTAGACAGGGATATATTTTAGAAAGGCGCCAAgtccaaaagagaagaaaaaagctATTTATAGAGATTCTTGCCATGTTTCTTCATGAGTGAAAAACTTTATTGTGATGACTTTCCATTAGTTGCCCTAAACTTTCCATTAGTTGTCCTAAACTTTCCATTAGTTGCCCTAAACATCAGGAGGAAACCAGTATTCTTATGTTAGGTGATGGCAACAATATACTAAAATCACACTTTCTGTCTAAAGTTGAATAAATTAGGCTACAATTAATCAGATTGTGACCACTGTGTTCTGTGCATTAGGAGTTACAGTTGCTGCTCCAGGATCTATTTGCCAGTAGAGTTAAACATTTCCAATTCTTTAAAATAAAGAAGTATCATGATAGACTAGTAAACTTGCTTTAATGATTCATTTGATGAGAAACAAATGATGACTGAGATTAACTGGACTGTTTTCAGTACAGAAAGGTGCATTATGGGGCCATTTATTGAAAAGTTAATGCAAAAGAACACGGGCAGTGAGATCCAAAAAAACATTATAAATTCCTGAACGATAACTTTCAACAGGCACAGATAGCAGGAGCCAAAGTATTGGAAGTTCACACAAATATTTTATTCAGTGTTCCAACATAAAATCAAATTCTAACCCGATAGATCAGGTAGACTTGGCTTCTCATGTGAGGTCAAAAGGAGAGTTATTTTTCATTCAGGGATCATAGTGCATTCACTACTGGATATAAAAACTTGAATCACTTACACTGTTTCCCAGACATATTCACCAGTACTCTCCCCACCCTCAGCTAAGCTTTTTGTCCCTGTAGCCACAAATCTGAATCCTTTGTTGTAGTAAATTGTTGCAGGCTTTCTCCACAGGTTAAAGGAAGATCACTTACCATCAATTTCTActaattttccttttttgtttgccTTAAAAACATATTTTGAGAGTCACATGGGGGTGTATATATGCATACATATATACTTTCAACCCCCTTCCGACACATAAAATTTGAGGCCTATGGGATTTTATAACAAATGATAAAGCTTAAAATTGTTTTTTGGACCAACAAGCCACAGAGCATGCAAAACAGAAGTTGAGAGTGTAACAGGCAATAAATTTGCTGTTGGCGGGCTTTCCTCTTGAGGAGACAGAAAATTtcacaacaaataaaaatatcaGGCTGGCAGCTTGAAATGAGcttatatagtgtgtgtgtagtgtgtgtccagtgaaagctggacagtgaagaaagctgataggaagaaaatagattcctttgaaatgtggtgttggaggagagtgttacagattccatggactgccaaaaaaaaaaaaaaatcagtgggttatagatcaaatcaagcctgaactgaccctagaagctcaaatgactaaactgaggctatcgtattttggtcacgtcatgagacgacaagagtcactggaaaagacagtcaggctaggaaaagttgagggcagcaggaaaagaggaagacccaacaagagatggatggactcaataaaggaagccacagccttcaatttgcaagatctgagcaaggctgtgaaagacaggacattttggaggactttcattcatagggtcatcatgagtcggaagcaacttgacagcacttcacacacacacacacacacacacacacacacacacacacacacaaagtgtgtgtttgggtgtgtgtgcaaCTCACAGCCCATACGTAAACCTATAAATAAAGCACATGACCAGgtagggccggggggggggggaagagtaaaTAGGCATGGGCGGATGACCAAGGGTAGAAGACAGCAGTGAAGAAGACCACAAGCTGGAAAGTTCCTGGATGATCTCTACCCCAGTGACTGGAAAGTGCCATCATCTGCTCCCTATCTGGGACAAAAAGGAGAAGTGACTGAGCCATTAGAGAAGACACATGTCAGTAAAATGCTCCAGAAAGCCTGTGAGAATCAAGACAGACATTATAAAACCATGGGATCTGAAACAATGCATACCAAGATGACCATACATGGCAAGACTCCCCTGACAGGAAGATGAagatggagagaaggaagaatgCAGTATAAAATCTCAAGATGCCTGAGGTGGGATACAGCACATCCCCCAAGTGATCTTCCCTCCTGACCAGTCAGTATCAATACCCTCAGGCttaaccgggttcaattccccactcctgtacgtgaagtctgctgggtgaccttgggccagtcacacttctctccaaactctcagcccatgGGGAGGCAGcccatggggaggcaggcaatggcaaaccacctccaaatgtctcttttgccttgaaaaccctacagggttgccataagtcagctgagacttgacaacactttccaccaccaactaaCCGTTTGAGGTGAGTGGGCATTTCCTTTATAAAATCAGAGGCCACTAAAGGGTAAGGAGGAACTCTCCCTTGACAGATTTCTCCTGACTGGTAGGCATCAAGACCAGGCTTGGCCAGCCATTGAGCGAGCGAGCATGTGTGTACGCAGGCATGCTAGGGTTATTtttgtgatcaataaaaagctGCGGCTGTGTTCTCCTGAGCACTGAGTCTCCGGCCTTTTTCTCTCTTGGTAAACCTGAAGCTCAGTAAAAAAGAACCCTGTGGCTAAAATTGTTGAGGTTTCAGGAGGAAAGTTGGATCACCTTTCCTTTGATTCCCAACACTCCTAGAATTTATTTCTAACACTTCCATGAAACAGTGCGTGAAGGTCAGAGACTACTCATtgggtttaaaaacaaaacaaaacaaaacccagaacAGAAAAGTAATACCTAACTTTCAGACATAAAACCAACCAATCAATGGGATGAGACATTAAAGTAGGGGGCAAAAGTCAGACCTGCTAGAACTACGCGACCTTCTTGATGAGCTGTAGCTTCTGGGAGGGGTCTTTGatctcttctccttctttcttctttcttctctctctctttccctctccttttcttttgtcttctctttctccttctctccgtccctgtctttctcactgattTTTTCCCCAGCTTTGTCTTTCTCCCGATACtttcctttttcctcctctttttcttttacttGTTCACTTCCATCTTTCGCCTTGTCTCCTTCTTTGTCCATCTCCCTGTCCTTATCTTTTCCACCTTCTTTTTCCAGGTCCTCTGGCTTGTCTTTTTCTGTGGAGAGAACTTTCTCCTTGTCTTTTTCCCGTTCCTTCTCTCTATCTCtgtccttttccttctctttatCCTTGTCTCTCTCCTTGACACGGTCCTTGTCTCTGTCCTTGGTCTCCTTGACACGGTCCTTGTCTCTGTCCTTGGTCTTTTCCTTGTCTCGGTCTCGATCCCTGCCCCTATCCTTGTCTCTGCTCCTTTCTTTGTCTTTGTCTCTTTCCCGATCCTTCTCTTTTTCCTTATCTCGGTCTTTCTCTCtgaccttttctttttctctgattctctctttgctttctttcttcttctctctgtgaaCAGAAAGCATTTGTTAATCTGTTAACTCATCCAGCCAATCTAAACAAGCACCAAAGGAAGGAAATCATTAAAATTGCTGCCCTCACCTGAAAcaagataattttttttccaaGAAAGGGTGAAAAAAAGCCTGCCCGAATTACAAGCCAACAACAACTCTAGTCAGTAGGATTTTATCCTATTCAGGATTTGTCTTACATCATTCAGTGCCTGACAGAGACTGTAACAATACAATAACTACAGGAACCTCACCGAGAATGGGAACGGCTTCTGGACCTTCGTCGTTCTTTAGATTTTGAACGCTTTTTGGTCGGAGTTCTGGAGCGAAGCCTCTCCTTCTGACTAGAGCGTGATCTGTCGCGTGATCTAGTCCTATAGCACAAAAGAGTACATAATACGAATTATATGGATTCAATATTTATAATTCATAAAAGACATTTTGTAATGTGCACTTGGTAGCCCAAAATACTTGACAAAACCCTGAATTATTAATTAATGTCTAAAAATATAACACAAAATCAGGTTACAGGAGTCAAGCAGTGATGCAgctgaaaaaaaattattagagAAAGGCAACAAGTTTAAAGTTATGTAGTTTATTAGTTTTAAAATATGGGCTAAAAGGATACCTTTCAATCACAACAATGGGGAAATGAGTATATACAGAGTCCAAGGAGACTGAAATAGAATTTCAGTCCCTTCCTTCTTCCGGCCTGAATTTCCAAACAGGGTTGAAAAAAATGACAGATAACACTAAATATGTAAGATATGTAATCATATTGAAATGGGGCACATTATAAAATTTGCCATATGGTAGCCAGATGCAGTTATTACAGAAGTACCACTGAATTCCAAGGAAATGTGTTTAAGGTTATGACTTCAACACCCAACTCAGAACGTTAAGAAATCTGTGCTGCTATTCTGTACTTTACTATTTCTAAACTACAGTAACTCATGTTTGTATTCCACACTGGGCACAGGGCAACTGGTGGCTCACTCAGCCTGCACGGCCtcccttcttttttattattagcaTAGTTCTCAATGTAAAGATCACCCTCCCAACTTATTACGCCTCTCAACCATTTTCCATTGAATGAGCCAAGTCAGACTTTAAGCCTTCCTCCAGCACAGAAAATTTGTTGAGTTCTACCTTTTTTACACTTCTGGAAAACCAGAACTCACTTTCGACATGATACTGACAGGCAAGAACATGTTATTGTGCACATTCGTGACAGAGATCCATAGTCCGAGGTGATGCGCGGGTGTGCTGACACGGCAACACAGTGGCACAGTGTGAAAAATGGCATGGATAAAGCCTTCTTAAACAATATATTTAAATCCAGCCTTGGAAGGAAGCAGCTGAGGGAGCAAAGGGGGAAACTTCGCTAAAGCTTCTTTTGCTATTTGTACAACAGGCGTTAAACGTACTTTTGCCTGGAATTTGGAATGCTCGGTACCCTACAGCTGAAGTTTAGCCTTTTTCCTTCAGCCCTCGTCACTTTCTTCTACCAGTTTCAGCATTACCTCTACTTCTGACATACTGGCTCTTCAAAATAGCAGTGCATTTCTCTCCCCAGGCAATTACCGCCACATTTTATTGAACCCCCAACCTAATAACCCATATATTTTAATTCTGATCACCTATATTTTCATCAGAAAGAAAGTACTTATAAAACAATGCAACGTGCATTTGTTTTCAATATTTAACAAGGAAAAAAACCTAAACAAGTCTA includes:
- the SREK1 gene encoding splicing regulatory glutamine/lysine-rich protein 1 isoform X1 encodes the protein MMNSGGIGVPLGFPLTPTSVIQVTNLSSAVTSEQMRTLFGFLGDIEELRLYPPDNAPLAFSSKVCYIKFRESSSVGVAQHLTNTVFIDRALIVVPCAEGKIPDEAKALSLLAPAPTMTTLMSGGGLLPIPTPSHLNQLSVSLSPLGAIPAAALDPNITAIGDIPQPPIMGNVDPSKIDEIRRTVYVGNLNSQTTTADQLLEFFKQVGEVKFVRMAGDETQPTRFAFVEFADQNSVPRALAFNGVVFGDRPLKINHSNNAIVKPPEMTPQAAAKELEEVMKRVREAQSFISAAIEPESGKSSERKGGRSRSHSRSESRSSSKSRRKRSCSNRRTRSRDRSRSSQKERLRSRTPTKKRSKSKERRRSRSRSHSREKKKESKERIREKEKVREKDRDKEKEKDRERDKDKERSRDKDRGRDRDRDKEKTKDRDKDRVKETKDRDKDRVKERDKDKEKEKDRDREKEREKDKEKVLSTEKDKPEDLEKEGGKDKDREMDKEGDKAKDGSEQVKEKEEEKGKYREKDKAGEKISEKDRDGEKEKEKTKEKEREREREERRKKEKRSKTPPRSYSSSRRSRSSSRDRRKRKSLSPSKSPRPSKTTKRKSSRSPSPRRNKKDKKRERDSSNDRRERERSTSKKKSSKDKDVKEKSEKTTTLKDKDLSKENQNSETDKAEEEDTGVAEEVKLQQNGNCQPNEENLSVKTEEV